A single genomic interval of Hafnia alvei harbors:
- a CDS encoding YtcA family lipoprotein: MQKLATKWIKFHSAKAIGLVCIILSLTGCSYAPSIVLFGASFPDWLICSGIGVIAMTLMHTILRKGEHQCWLEPAVIVYPCVTALSAMLTWLLFFTH, encoded by the coding sequence ATGCAGAAATTAGCGACTAAATGGATCAAGTTCCATTCAGCAAAAGCGATCGGTTTAGTTTGTATTATTCTTTCTCTAACTGGTTGTTCCTATGCACCATCAATAGTTCTCTTTGGCGCATCTTTTCCTGACTGGCTGATATGTTCAGGCATTGGCGTTATCGCTATGACACTCATGCACACAATATTAAGAAAAGGAGAGCACCAGTGCTGGCTTGAGCCTGCCGTGATTGTCTATCCCTGTGTTACCGCTCTCAGCGCAATGTTGACTTGGTTATTATTTTTTACCCATTAA